The Salinibaculum sp. SYNS191 genome has a window encoding:
- a CDS encoding RNA methyltransferase, whose translation MTVSVLVPTSLAREAEDRREATRKLGYVARAATVFRVDRLTVYPDPDGKGKWEDGFVETVLRYAATPPYLRKEVWDRRDELEYAGVLPPLRVRSQTGSGSEGSGSLRQGIVTEVGADGHVRVNCGLQHPISLPVPSAMEVGEGERVTVRVSSREPVRAKLVGESPPGFAVDAADLDSALARDDAGLAIAASRYGEELGVARLGQLVEAISASGDPELTVAFGAPERGLPAILGLDPDALGADHGETGRFDLWLNTVPNQGSEVVRTEEAMFATLACLTLKE comes from the coding sequence ATGACAGTCAGCGTGCTCGTGCCGACCTCCCTCGCCCGGGAGGCCGAGGACAGACGCGAGGCGACTCGCAAACTCGGCTACGTGGCCCGTGCGGCCACCGTCTTCCGGGTCGACCGGCTCACGGTCTACCCCGACCCCGACGGGAAGGGGAAGTGGGAGGACGGGTTCGTCGAAACCGTGCTGCGGTACGCCGCCACACCCCCCTACCTCCGAAAGGAGGTATGGGACAGGCGGGACGAACTGGAGTACGCCGGTGTCCTGCCGCCGCTCCGCGTCCGTTCACAGACCGGCTCCGGATCCGAGGGTTCGGGGTCGTTAAGACAGGGAATCGTGACCGAGGTCGGTGCTGATGGGCACGTCCGGGTCAATTGCGGACTGCAACACCCGATCTCCCTCCCCGTCCCCTCCGCGATGGAGGTCGGAGAGGGGGAGCGTGTCACCGTCAGGGTCTCTTCGAGAGAGCCGGTCCGGGCGAAACTCGTCGGCGAGTCCCCTCCGGGGTTCGCCGTCGACGCCGCGGACCTCGATTCGGCGCTCGCACGCGACGACGCGGGACTTGCCATCGCCGCTTCGCGGTACGGCGAGGAACTCGGCGTCGCACGTCTCGGCCAGCTGGTCGAGGCGATATCGGCGAGCGGCGACCCGGAACTAACCGTCGCGTTCGGTGCACCCGAGCGGGGGCTCCCCGCCATACTGGGTCTGGACCCGGACGCACTCGGAGCGGACCACGGCGAGACAGGCAGATTCGACCTCTGGCTGAATACGGTTCCGAACCAGGGCAGCGAGGTGGTGC
- a CDS encoding ferritin-like domain-containing protein yields the protein MSSDRVIELLRAAYGDEMETVMNYQTNAIVLDGVRAEEIKESLQADIQEELTHAQQLGQRLKQLDARPPGSAEFTARQDSLQPPENSTDVLSVIRGVLDAEEDAIDTYRDLIGAAREADDPVTEDLAVTILADEEAHRTEFRGFEKEYQSD from the coding sequence ATGTCTTCTGACCGCGTCATCGAACTCCTCAGGGCGGCCTACGGGGACGAGATGGAGACCGTGATGAACTACCAGACAAACGCCATCGTCCTCGACGGGGTCCGCGCCGAGGAGATAAAGGAGAGCCTCCAGGCGGACATCCAGGAGGAACTGACCCACGCCCAACAGCTCGGCCAGCGGCTCAAGCAACTCGACGCCCGGCCCCCGGGCTCCGCGGAGTTCACGGCCCGGCAGGACTCGCTGCAACCACCCGAGAACTCGACGGACGTCCTCTCGGTCATCCGCGGCGTGCTCGACGCCGAGGAAGACGCCATCGACACCTACCGCGACCTCATCGGGGCCGCCAGGGAGGCCGACGACCCGGTGACGGAGGACCTCGCCGTGACCATTCTCGCCGACGAGGAGGCCCACCGCACCGAGTTCCGCGGCTTCGAGAAGGAGTACCAGAGCGACTGA
- a CDS encoding PAS domain S-box protein: MTESIRILHVDDDPAFGDMAAEFLEREDERFDVTTATDASEGLERLGDAVDCVVSDYDMPGPTGIDFLETVRETRPELPFVLFTGKGSEEVASEAVSAGVTDYLQKERGTGQYTVLANSIANAVEQYRSKRELEASQRRLSLFIEQSPLGVLEYDENFEIVGLNEAGQDILGYSESDLRGETWETLVASSSYENVDEVTSALAEAEGGYHSVDENVRKDGEHITCEWHNRVVTDDEGEVVAVFSLFQDITERIERERRLERTSARLEALFENSPDMINVHDTDGNILDPNPRFREKTGYDAGELADMKVWDVDQQLDRDEAADVWAEMDAGERLRLESVYRTRDGETFPVELHVRRLNLAGEDRFVVISRDVSERRERERDLERYREYTDRMLDAIDDLFFIYDAEGTPQRWNESFADVTGYPDAEIPSLNAVDFVPDDYREAAAENFEAVLETGHARLEAPVLAADGSTTPYEFVANRVEHPDGRPQVVGIGRDVTVRRERERDLERQNRRLEEFASVVSHDLRSPLSVAEGNLELARENRDSDELQSVARAHDRIRSLIEDVLTLAREGNPVETVEPVGLAETAETCWKTVETGDATLAVETQSTVLADRSRLRRMFENLVQNSVDHGGPGVTVTVGDVEGGFCVADDGPGIPPEKRSEVFERGYSTSEDGTGFGLRIVEQLADAHDWEVSVAASDAGGARVEFTGVTFVDR, from the coding sequence ATGACCGAGTCGATCCGGATTCTCCACGTCGACGACGACCCCGCGTTCGGCGACATGGCCGCGGAGTTCCTCGAACGGGAGGACGAGCGGTTCGACGTCACGACGGCGACCGACGCCAGCGAGGGACTGGAGCGGCTCGGCGACGCCGTCGATTGCGTCGTCAGCGACTACGACATGCCGGGTCCGACCGGCATCGACTTCCTGGAGACCGTTCGCGAGACCCGCCCGGAACTGCCGTTCGTCCTGTTCACGGGGAAGGGAAGCGAGGAGGTGGCGAGCGAGGCGGTCTCCGCCGGCGTCACCGACTACCTCCAGAAGGAACGCGGCACGGGGCAGTACACGGTGCTCGCGAACAGCATCGCCAACGCCGTCGAGCAGTACCGGTCCAAGCGGGAACTCGAAGCCAGCCAGCGGCGCCTCTCCCTGTTCATCGAGCAGTCCCCGCTCGGCGTGCTGGAGTACGACGAGAATTTCGAAATCGTCGGGCTGAACGAGGCCGGGCAGGACATCCTCGGCTACTCGGAGTCGGACCTGCGCGGGGAGACGTGGGAGACACTCGTCGCCAGTTCGAGCTACGAGAACGTCGACGAGGTCACGTCGGCTCTGGCGGAGGCCGAGGGCGGGTACCACAGCGTCGACGAGAACGTCCGCAAGGACGGCGAGCACATCACCTGCGAGTGGCACAACCGCGTCGTCACCGACGACGAGGGTGAGGTCGTCGCCGTCTTCTCGCTGTTCCAGGACATCACCGAGCGCATCGAGCGCGAACGCCGTCTCGAACGGACCTCGGCCCGCCTGGAGGCGCTGTTCGAGAACTCGCCGGACATGATAAACGTCCACGACACGGACGGGAACATCCTCGACCCGAACCCCCGGTTCAGGGAGAAGACGGGCTACGACGCGGGGGAACTGGCCGACATGAAGGTGTGGGACGTGGACCAGCAACTCGACCGGGACGAGGCCGCCGACGTCTGGGCGGAGATGGACGCCGGCGAGAGACTGCGTCTGGAGAGCGTCTACCGGACCCGGGACGGCGAGACGTTCCCCGTCGAGTTGCACGTCAGACGGCTCAACCTGGCCGGCGAGGACCGCTTCGTCGTCATCAGCCGGGACGTCTCCGAGCGCCGGGAACGCGAGCGCGACCTCGAACGCTACCGCGAGTACACCGACCGCATGCTCGACGCCATCGACGACCTGTTTTTCATCTACGACGCCGAGGGCACGCCACAGCGCTGGAACGAGAGCTTCGCCGACGTGACCGGCTACCCCGACGCGGAGATACCGTCGCTGAACGCCGTCGACTTCGTCCCCGACGACTACCGGGAGGCGGCGGCGGAGAACTTCGAGGCAGTCCTCGAAACCGGCCACGCACGCCTCGAAGCGCCGGTCCTGGCGGCGGACGGCTCGACGACGCCCTACGAGTTCGTCGCGAACCGCGTCGAGCATCCCGACGGGCGCCCGCAGGTCGTCGGCATCGGCAGGGACGTGACGGTCCGCCGGGAGCGCGAACGGGACCTCGAACGGCAGAACCGGCGCCTCGAAGAGTTCGCCAGCGTCGTCAGCCACGACCTCAGAAGTCCGCTGAGCGTGGCCGAGGGGAACCTCGAACTGGCTCGCGAGAACCGCGACAGCGACGAGCTACAGTCTGTCGCGCGCGCACACGACAGGATTCGCTCGCTCATCGAGGACGTCCTGACGCTCGCTCGCGAGGGCAATCCCGTCGAGACCGTCGAACCGGTCGGGCTCGCGGAGACTGCCGAGACCTGCTGGAAGACCGTGGAGACCGGCGACGCGACGCTGGCCGTCGAGACCCAGTCCACGGTGCTGGCCGACCGGAGCCGCCTCCGCCGGATGTTCGAGAACCTCGTGCAAAACAGCGTGGACCACGGCGGCCCGGGCGTGACTGTCACCGTCGGAGACGTAGAGGGGGGATTCTGCGTCGCGGACGATGGACCGGGCATCCCGCCGGAGAAGCGCTCGGAGGTGTTCGAGCGCGGCTACTCGACCTCCGAAGACGGTACGGGCTTCGGACTCCGCATCGTCGAACAACTCGCCGACGCTCACGACTGGGAAGTCAGTGTCGCGGCCAGCGACGCCGGCGGCGCGCGGGTCGAGTTCACCGGCGTCACGTTCGTCGACCGCTAG
- a CDS encoding radical SAM protein has translation MHDHGHSGDSSAHPGTGGPGHGRDYDRTPLILTWEVTQACGLTCDHCRAEAQEERHPDELTTAEGEALIDDVASFGDPGPILVLSGGDPLERPDLFHLVEYATAQGIPTCVTPAPTDNLDRETVAQLADAGVRRIALSLDGATAAAHDGFRGEEGSYEAVFRTARQAREVGLPIQINTTVTAATVDSLPDIADIVADLGAAMWEVFFLVPVGNGTDLEPLSPPASVELMEWLYERQRGAPFRLITVEAPHYRVVAQQVDSDARVGSTRAGRGFLFVSHTGEVYPSGFLPRSAGSVREASVVDVYRESQLLRSLRDADGFAGRCGTCPHRSVCGGSRSRAYAAHGDALASDPLCPGPERIASLVG, from the coding sequence ATGCACGACCACGGCCACAGTGGCGACTCGTCGGCCCACCCCGGCACGGGCGGGCCAGGCCACGGCAGAGACTACGACCGCACGCCGCTGATTCTCACCTGGGAGGTCACGCAGGCCTGCGGGCTGACCTGTGACCACTGCCGCGCGGAGGCACAGGAGGAGCGCCATCCCGACGAACTCACCACGGCAGAGGGCGAGGCCCTCATCGACGACGTGGCGTCCTTCGGCGACCCCGGCCCAATTCTCGTCCTCTCGGGCGGCGACCCGCTGGAGCGCCCCGACCTGTTCCACCTCGTCGAGTATGCCACCGCGCAGGGCATCCCGACATGCGTGACGCCCGCGCCGACGGACAACCTCGACCGCGAGACCGTCGCCCAGCTGGCCGATGCGGGGGTCAGACGCATCGCGCTCTCCCTCGACGGGGCGACCGCCGCCGCACACGACGGCTTCCGCGGCGAGGAGGGGTCCTACGAGGCGGTCTTCCGGACGGCCCGGCAGGCCCGCGAGGTCGGCCTCCCGATTCAGATAAACACGACCGTCACCGCGGCGACCGTCGATTCGCTGCCCGACATCGCCGACATCGTCGCGGACCTGGGCGCGGCGATGTGGGAGGTGTTCTTCCTCGTGCCCGTCGGCAACGGGACGGACCTCGAACCGCTCTCGCCACCGGCGAGCGTCGAGCTGATGGAGTGGCTCTACGAGCGCCAGCGCGGCGCGCCGTTCCGGCTCATCACCGTCGAGGCACCGCACTACCGCGTGGTCGCACAGCAGGTCGATTCGGACGCCCGCGTCGGTTCGACCCGGGCCGGCCGCGGGTTCCTGTTCGTCAGCCACACCGGCGAGGTGTACCCCTCGGGGTTCCTCCCCCGCTCGGCCGGCAGCGTCCGGGAGGCGAGCGTGGTCGACGTCTACCGCGAGTCCCAGCTGCTTCGCTCGCTCCGGGACGCGGATGGGTTCGCCGGGCGGTGTGGCACCTGCCCCCACCGGTCGGTCTGTGGCGGGTCGCGGTCGCGCGCCTACGCCGCACACGGCGACGCGCTGGCGAGCGACCCGCTGTGTCCCGGACCCGAGCGCATCGCGTCGCTGGTCGGGTGA
- a CDS encoding HalX domain-containing protein yields MGGDTATVLVAAEAGALADHAERALADDHALRLAENGGQTLSKLDDGVDVLLLHRGVPGISGDQALDEIDARGLDCRVALVTATAPEFDVVAAGFDDVLTAPVDTADLRSTVERLLALNTYEQKYQELSSKIVKRNIMEVERTEAELTDSERFAELQARIEELERELAELQAEREFDERLLPT; encoded by the coding sequence ATGGGCGGTGACACGGCGACGGTCCTCGTCGCAGCCGAGGCGGGAGCGCTCGCGGACCACGCCGAGCGCGCGCTGGCGGACGACCACGCCCTCCGGCTGGCGGAAAACGGCGGCCAGACCCTCTCGAAACTCGACGATGGCGTCGACGTCCTGCTGCTCCACCGCGGGGTCCCCGGCATCTCCGGCGACCAGGCGCTCGACGAGATAGACGCCCGCGGGCTCGACTGCCGGGTCGCGCTCGTGACCGCCACAGCCCCGGAGTTCGACGTCGTCGCGGCGGGGTTCGACGACGTCCTGACGGCACCGGTCGACACGGCGGACCTGCGCTCGACCGTCGAGCGCCTGCTCGCGCTGAACACCTACGAGCAGAAGTATCAGGAACTCAGTTCGAAAATCGTCAAGCGCAACATCATGGAGGTCGAGCGGACCGAGGCGGAACTCACCGACAGCGAGCGGTTCGCGGAACTGCAGGCGCGCATCGAGGAACTGGAACGCGAACTCGCCGAACTGCAGGCCGAACGGGAGTTCGACGAGCGCCTGCTGCCGACGTAG
- a CDS encoding thiamine-binding protein, translating into MTASGFLTVSPKVEGSMAPEIAKAVDALEDHPVSYETTPMGTLLEAEDAATLFAAAQAAHEAVDSDRVVTFLKLDDKRATDAPMREKVDAVEERLGRDARGGPD; encoded by the coding sequence ATGACAGCGAGTGGCTTCCTGACCGTCTCGCCGAAAGTCGAGGGGAGCATGGCACCGGAAATCGCGAAGGCCGTCGACGCGCTGGAGGACCATCCGGTCAGCTACGAGACGACGCCGATGGGAACCCTGCTGGAGGCGGAGGACGCGGCGACGCTCTTTGCGGCCGCTCAGGCCGCCCACGAGGCCGTCGACAGCGACCGCGTGGTCACCTTCCTGAAACTCGACGACAAGCGGGCGACGGACGCGCCGATGCGCGAGAAGGTCGACGCCGTCGAGGAGCGCCTGGGTCGGGACGCGCGGGGCGGGCCGGACTGA
- the mch gene encoding methenyltetrahydromethanopterin cyclohydrolase, with amino-acid sequence MESLNRMATELVDEAIDFAEELTLDVHALEGDAAVIDFGVAVPGAVEAGLLLAEIQTAGLATVQTRMDEVAGAPTTHVELSTDHPALGLLCAGKAGWELSVDDFEGLGSGPARAIVAEEDIYARVGYADDADFAVLAVESDTLPDEAVAAAVAERTGVPESGVFLPAFSTASITGSVVAAARAAELATFRLSELGYDPLEVLSVSGSAPVAPVADDEETAMARTNDALAYGGQAHLVVEEPFDRFDEVVSTAADDHGQPFADIFAGVDWDMSELPVDLFGPAQVTVDVLGGETHVVGDTHEDVLAESFH; translated from the coding sequence ATGGAGAGTCTCAACCGGATGGCCACGGAACTCGTCGACGAGGCCATCGACTTCGCCGAGGAACTCACCCTGGACGTCCACGCGCTGGAGGGCGACGCCGCCGTCATCGACTTCGGCGTCGCGGTCCCCGGAGCCGTCGAGGCCGGCCTCCTGCTGGCCGAGATACAGACCGCCGGCCTCGCGACAGTCCAGACCCGCATGGACGAGGTAGCCGGCGCACCCACCACCCACGTCGAACTGTCGACCGACCACCCCGCACTGGGGTTGCTCTGTGCCGGCAAGGCCGGCTGGGAACTCAGCGTCGACGACTTCGAGGGACTTGGGAGCGGCCCCGCCCGCGCCATCGTCGCCGAGGAGGACATCTACGCGCGGGTCGGCTACGCCGACGACGCCGACTTCGCCGTGCTGGCCGTCGAATCGGACACGCTCCCCGACGAGGCCGTCGCCGCGGCGGTCGCCGAGCGGACCGGCGTCCCCGAGAGCGGCGTGTTCCTGCCGGCGTTCTCGACGGCCTCCATCACCGGCAGCGTCGTCGCGGCCGCCCGCGCGGCCGAACTCGCCACCTTCCGCCTGTCGGAACTCGGCTACGACCCGCTCGAAGTCCTCTCGGTCTCCGGCTCCGCCCCCGTCGCACCGGTCGCCGACGACGAGGAGACGGCGATGGCCCGGACCAACGACGCGCTGGCCTACGGCGGGCAGGCCCACCTCGTCGTCGAGGAGCCCTTCGACCGCTTCGACGAAGTCGTCTCGACGGCCGCAGACGACCACGGCCAACCATTCGCCGACATCTTCGCCGGCGTGGACTGGGACATGAGCGAGTTGCCCGTCGACCTCTTCGGACCGGCGCAGGTCACAGTCGACGTCCTCGGCGGCGAGACGCACGTCGTCGGCGACACGCACGAGGACGTCCTGGCCGAGAGCTTCCACTGA
- a CDS encoding HAD family hydrolase codes for MTGRLDAVLFDVDNTLCEYRRTGADILDVAFERVGVDHFFTAAEYNDRYGEFTDESDSVADLRERCFSTFARERGYDPDVGRAVARVFADERDHTNVRFVDAARETLDALHGEVPLAAVTNGAPEMQTAKLAGLGVTDYFETVVYAGYDTPAKPSPEPFHAALDHLGVVPERALHVGDSLGSDVAGARAAGVGAAWFPGDQDPTAPDPEPDYVLESIADLTDLW; via the coding sequence ATGACTGGACGGCTCGACGCGGTGCTGTTCGACGTCGACAACACACTCTGTGAGTACCGGCGCACGGGCGCGGACATCCTCGACGTCGCCTTCGAGCGGGTGGGCGTCGACCACTTCTTCACCGCCGCGGAGTACAACGACCGCTACGGCGAGTTCACCGACGAGAGCGACAGCGTCGCGGACCTCCGCGAGCGGTGTTTCTCGACCTTCGCCCGCGAGCGCGGCTACGACCCCGACGTCGGCCGGGCCGTCGCGCGGGTCTTCGCCGACGAGCGCGACCACACGAACGTCCGCTTCGTCGACGCCGCACGCGAGACGCTGGACGCGTTGCACGGCGAGGTTCCGCTGGCCGCCGTCACCAACGGCGCACCGGAGATGCAGACGGCCAAACTCGCCGGCCTGGGCGTCACCGACTACTTCGAGACGGTCGTCTACGCCGGCTACGACACCCCCGCCAAGCCGTCCCCCGAACCGTTCCACGCGGCGCTCGACCACCTCGGCGTCGTGCCCGAGCGGGCCCTCCACGTCGGCGACTCGCTCGGGTCCGACGTCGCCGGCGCACGGGCCGCTGGCGTCGGTGCCGCGTGGTTCCCCGGCGACCAGGACCCGACGGCGCCGGACCCCGAACCGGACTACGTCCTGGAGTCGATTGCCGATCTCACCGACCTCTGGTAG
- a CDS encoding GTPBP1 family GTP-binding protein encodes MRPDRAVLDRAIERGEQEGGSVEFKERLTKDLHLADGRLESLAAQLRHRVLSGDGEATYVVGVTDDGGIAGIEPDAFSESMDVLSLLAEEAGAHIDEVQTWGVDADGTADTDSDGSAGGLVGVATITEGTVMDDDEHIVVGTAGHVDHGKSTLVGSLVTGQADDGEGGTRGFLDVQPHEIERGLSADLSYGVYGFDEDGPVRMDNPHRKDDRARVVEEADRLVSFVDTVGHEPWLRTTIRGLVGQKLDYGLLTVAADDGPTKTTREHLGILLATELPTIVAITKADVVDDERIHEVEREVERLLRDVDRTPLRVDRHGVDAAIEEIDETVVPVVTTSAVTTRGLDDLDELFERLPKTGDGADRAQFRMYVDRTYKVTGVGAVASGTIQSGSVEAGDELLLGPMQDGSFREVEVRSIEMHYHRVDEARAGRIVGIALKGVRETEIERGMVLVPREADPDPVREFEAEVMVLNHPTRIGDGYEPVVHLETISEAGVFSPEGGQLLPGDTGRARVRFKFRPYLVEEGQRFVFREGRSKGVGTVRDVTGVE; translated from the coding sequence ATGCGCCCCGACCGGGCCGTCCTCGACCGCGCTATCGAGCGCGGCGAACAGGAGGGCGGCAGCGTCGAGTTCAAAGAGCGACTCACGAAAGACCTGCACCTCGCTGACGGGCGTCTCGAAAGTCTGGCCGCCCAGCTGCGCCACCGGGTTCTCTCCGGCGACGGCGAGGCGACCTACGTGGTCGGCGTCACCGACGACGGCGGCATCGCCGGCATCGAGCCCGACGCCTTCTCCGAGTCGATGGACGTCCTCTCGCTGCTGGCCGAGGAGGCCGGCGCGCACATCGACGAGGTCCAGACCTGGGGGGTCGATGCGGACGGCACCGCAGACACCGACAGCGACGGGTCCGCCGGGGGCCTCGTCGGCGTCGCCACGATAACCGAAGGGACCGTGATGGACGACGACGAGCACATCGTCGTCGGCACCGCCGGCCACGTCGACCACGGCAAGTCGACGCTGGTGGGTTCGCTGGTCACCGGCCAGGCCGACGACGGCGAGGGCGGCACGCGCGGGTTCCTGGACGTCCAGCCCCACGAAATCGAGCGGGGGCTCTCGGCGGACCTCTCCTACGGCGTCTACGGCTTCGACGAGGACGGCCCGGTGCGGATGGACAACCCCCACCGGAAGGACGACCGCGCCCGCGTCGTCGAGGAGGCCGACCGTCTGGTCTCCTTCGTCGACACCGTAGGCCACGAGCCGTGGCTGCGAACCACGATTCGCGGCCTCGTCGGGCAGAAACTCGACTACGGCCTCCTCACCGTCGCCGCCGACGACGGGCCGACGAAGACCACCCGCGAGCACCTCGGCATCCTGCTGGCGACGGAACTGCCGACCATCGTCGCCATCACGAAGGCCGACGTCGTGGACGACGAGCGCATCCACGAGGTCGAACGCGAGGTCGAACGCCTGCTCCGGGACGTCGACAGGACGCCGCTGCGTGTCGACCGCCACGGCGTCGACGCGGCCATCGAGGAGATAGACGAGACGGTCGTCCCGGTGGTCACGACCAGCGCCGTGACGACGCGCGGGCTGGACGACCTGGACGAACTGTTCGAGCGCCTGCCCAAGACCGGCGACGGGGCCGACCGCGCGCAGTTCCGGATGTACGTCGACCGCACGTACAAGGTGACCGGCGTCGGGGCCGTCGCCTCGGGCACCATCCAGTCCGGCAGCGTCGAGGCGGGCGACGAACTACTACTCGGGCCGATGCAGGACGGCTCCTTCCGCGAGGTCGAGGTCCGCTCTATCGAGATGCACTACCACCGCGTCGACGAGGCACGGGCCGGCCGCATCGTCGGCATCGCGCTGAAGGGCGTCCGCGAGACGGAAATCGAGCGCGGGATGGTCCTGGTCCCCCGCGAGGCCGACCCCGACCCGGTCCGGGAGTTCGAGGCGGAGGTCATGGTCCTGAACCACCCGACCCGCATCGGGGACGGGTACGAACCGGTCGTCCACCTCGAAACCATCAGCGAGGCCGGCGTGTTCTCGCCCGAAGGCGGGCAACTCCTGCCCGGCGACACGGGCCGCGCCCGCGTCCGCTTCAAGTTCCGCCCGTACCTGGTCGAGGAGGGCCAGCGGTTCGTCTTCCGCGAGGGCCGCTCGAAGGGTGTCGGGACCGTCCGCGACGTCACTGGCGTGGAGTGA
- a CDS encoding phosphoglycolate phosphatase, whose amino-acid sequence MDVPSPPADAPPLVVDIDGTLTDESRAVDPRVFPVLHEWPAPVVVATGKSMPYPVALCDFVGIETVVIAENGGVVLVGRDTLRIEGDRAAADAVAAAYREAGYDLGWGEADLVNRWRETEVAVSLDSPLEPLADIAAEHGLEVVDTGFAYHVKSPAITKGTGLEAVAEELDLAPADFAAVGDSENDAATFERAGLSIAVANADETALAAAEYVTDARYADGFLEAVERIGTAR is encoded by the coding sequence ATGGACGTACCTTCGCCGCCAGCGGACGCCCCGCCGCTGGTCGTCGACATCGACGGAACGCTGACCGACGAGAGCCGCGCGGTCGACCCGCGCGTGTTCCCCGTGCTCCACGAGTGGCCCGCTCCCGTCGTCGTCGCCACTGGGAAGTCGATGCCGTACCCGGTCGCGCTGTGTGACTTCGTCGGCATCGAGACGGTCGTCATCGCCGAGAACGGCGGCGTCGTCCTCGTCGGCCGGGACACGCTGCGCATCGAGGGGGACCGCGCGGCGGCCGACGCGGTGGCCGCGGCGTACCGCGAGGCGGGCTACGACCTCGGCTGGGGCGAGGCCGACCTGGTGAACCGCTGGCGCGAGACCGAAGTGGCGGTCAGCCTGGACTCGCCGCTGGAACCGCTGGCCGACATCGCCGCCGAGCACGGCCTGGAGGTCGTCGACACCGGGTTCGCCTACCACGTCAAGTCGCCGGCCATCACCAAGGGGACCGGGCTGGAAGCGGTCGCCGAGGAACTGGACCTCGCTCCGGCGGACTTCGCCGCCGTCGGCGACTCGGAGAACGACGCCGCGACGTTCGAACGCGCTGGCCTCTCGATTGCCGTCGCCAACGCCGACGAGACGGCCCTCGCCGCGGCCGAGTACGTCACCGACGCGCGCTACGCCGACGGGTTCCTGGAGGCCGTCGAACGGATTGGCACGGCCCGGTGA
- a CDS encoding J domain-containing protein encodes MHENRLVTGLAGAFALMTAVLAVGAIFAPPLLIPALLFAAVTYFIYYQASGRLLNRVYRSVEQQAATGSDPGRGGFGAGPREEWTPPREEQRRRARQRVRGRRQRVRQEARQRRGRSGQPRQSGPTPREASQVLGVSPDADEGTVKRAYRERIKEVHPDADGGDEEAFKRVQAAYEVLTD; translated from the coding sequence GTGCACGAGAACCGACTTGTGACAGGGCTCGCGGGAGCCTTCGCCCTCATGACGGCGGTCCTCGCAGTCGGTGCCATCTTCGCCCCGCCGCTTCTCATCCCTGCCCTGCTCTTTGCCGCCGTGACGTACTTCATCTACTACCAGGCGAGCGGTCGCCTGCTGAACCGCGTCTACCGCAGCGTCGAACAGCAGGCCGCCACGGGCAGCGACCCCGGACGGGGCGGCTTCGGTGCCGGACCGCGCGAGGAGTGGACGCCGCCGCGGGAGGAGCAACGCCGCCGGGCACGCCAGCGGGTCCGCGGCCGGCGCCAGCGCGTCCGTCAGGAGGCCCGCCAGCGCCGGGGCCGCAGCGGGCAGCCCCGTCAGTCCGGCCCGACGCCGCGCGAGGCGTCGCAGGTGCTCGGCGTGTCCCCCGACGCCGACGAAGGGACCGTCAAACGCGCCTATCGCGAGCGCATCAAGGAGGTCCATCCGGACGCCGACGGCGGCGACGAGGAGGCGTTCAAGCGGGTCCAGGCGGCCTACGAGGTCCTGACCGACTGA